A single Curtobacterium sp. MCSS17_015 DNA region contains:
- a CDS encoding tetratricopeptide repeat protein, translating to MSLPPDERRDHDRTDQAREPRHAAPVTAGVSPGSTFAPISLRPAVDVQVVQDRLRDLGQSRSTDALAERAELLRLLGRLDEALTVAEEVFRLAMFTGERQDKVGARIRRAHILHDLGRYERAATEASLARDTAATEEWPELEGAAAEIEGWSLHELSRFEEARAVLSRAYDAFRAAGAPSERTEALRTAVEAALRASMAQPAAEPDTARPRTAREVAVRTDDEPQTRVAEPQEQVPPVRRRVLGAPDAARTEGDSLWGRLAARKDRSDEGQGPRGEQ from the coding sequence TCCCGCCCGACGAACGCCGAGACCACGACCGGACCGACCAGGCCCGGGAGCCGCGTCATGCCGCCCCCGTGACCGCAGGGGTCAGCCCGGGCAGCACCTTCGCGCCGATCAGCCTCCGCCCGGCCGTCGACGTCCAGGTCGTGCAGGACCGCCTGCGCGACCTCGGCCAGAGCCGCAGCACCGACGCCCTCGCCGAGCGCGCCGAACTGCTCCGACTGCTCGGTCGGCTGGACGAGGCGCTGACCGTGGCTGAAGAGGTGTTCCGGTTGGCGATGTTCACCGGGGAACGCCAGGACAAGGTCGGCGCACGGATCCGCCGGGCGCACATCCTGCACGACCTCGGTCGGTACGAGCGTGCCGCGACCGAGGCCTCGCTGGCGCGGGACACCGCCGCGACCGAGGAGTGGCCGGAACTCGAGGGCGCCGCCGCCGAGATCGAGGGCTGGTCCCTGCACGAGCTCTCCCGCTTCGAGGAGGCCCGCGCCGTCCTCAGCCGCGCGTACGACGCCTTCCGCGCCGCCGGTGCGCCCTCGGAGCGGACCGAGGCGCTCCGCACCGCCGTCGAGGCTGCACTCCGGGCCTCCATGGCGCAGCCCGCCGCGGAGCCGGACACCGCTCGTCCGCGCACCGCCCGCGAGGTCGCGGTGCGGACCGACGACGAGCCGCAGACACGGGTGGCCGAGCCGCAGGAACAGGTCCCGCCGGTTCGACGCCGGGTGCTCGGCGCTCCGGACGCCGCCCGGACCGAAGGGGACTCGCTCTGGGGTCGTCTGGCCGCCCGGAAGGACCGGTCCGACGAGGGCCAGGGTCCGCGCGGGGAGCAGTGA